The proteins below are encoded in one region of Mauremys reevesii isolate NIE-2019 linkage group 15, ASM1616193v1, whole genome shotgun sequence:
- the OTOP2 gene encoding proton channel OTOP2, translating to MTEEPVRTDSEIRREDSIMGSGQREDKDSTASSPTGPLGHHPHSPPLTHNPKEIWKKGGRMFSVLLAINLVLLACTLVSSAAFNEVAVHDYDVFFMLTVIMLICIAWILFYLIVTAKRRDAILYKDSHAGPVWLRGGLVLFAIFTLVMDVFKTGYYSSFYNCLSAIKIIYPLVQAVFVIIQTYFLWISAKDCIHVHLDVTRCGLMLTLTTNLAVWMSAVTDESVHKAHTKLQNLTAGTHRWIMKAGTASGSTEGCSCDSQICQIFQSGYFWLYPFNIEYSLFASAMLYVMWKNVGRLIEHHTHHIHHLKFRLFRRTFFVGIVLGLFILVSGLAVLIVYEVQVNTSSQPDKKNEALIMYYTFNIVCLSLMSLVCIGGSIVYRFDKRDMDHHKNPTRTLDMALLLGAALGQYAISYYSIVAVVASTPRDAISALNLTYSLMMIAQHTFQNIFIIEGLHRQPPEDDHKIHPHQKDLYGLTFVNINAVSLRVPESGSALPSPLPHSQGAVAIQPSDVVQSIMVPKKVKWRRKFLKEISLFLLLCNIILWIMPAFGARPQFDNDKELNFYGTSMWPAIVDICLPFGIFYRMHAVASLLEVYITS from the exons ATGACAGAGGAGCCTGTGCGGACAGACAGTGAGATCCGTCGCGAAGACTCCATCATGGGCTCCGGTCAGAGAGAAGACAAGGACAGCACGGCCTCCAGCCCAACAGGCCCCTTGGGCCACCATCCGCACTCACCCCCCTTGACACACAACCCCAAGGAGATCTGGAAGAAAGGAGGCCGCATGTTCTCGGTCCTGCTGGCCATCAATTTGGTGCTACTGGCCTGCACCCTGGTGAGCAGTGCGGCCTTCAACGAGGTAGCTGTGCACGACTACGACGTGTTTTTCATGCTGACCGTCATAATGCTGATCTGCATTGCCTGGATCCTCTTCTACCTCATCGTCACCGCCAAGCGCCGGGACGCCATCCTCTACAAGGACTCCCATGCAGGACCTGTCTGGCTGAGAG GAGGCCTGGTTTTGTTTGCCATTTTCACCCTTGTGATGGATGTGTTTAAAACTGGGTATTACTCCAGCTTCTACAACTGCCTGTCCGCCATCAAAATCATCTACCCTCTCGTGCAGGCTGTGTTTGTGATCATCCAG ACATACTTTCTGTGGATTTCTGCCAAAGACTGCATTCATGTGCACCTGGACGTTACCAG GTGTGGCTTGATGCTGACATTGACCACTAACCTAGCTGTGTGGATGTCAGCCGTAACAGACGAGTCCGTGCATAAAGCACACACAAAACTCCAGAACCTAACAGCAGGAACACACAGATGGATCATGAAAG CTGGAACGGCAAGTGGCTCAACAGAAGGCTGTAGCTGTGACAGCCAAATTTGCCAGATCTTCCAGAGTGGCTATTTTTGGTTGTATCCCTTCAACATTGAGTACAGTCTCTTTGCCTCTGCCATGCTGTATGTGATGTGGAAGAACGTTGGACGCCTCATAGAGCACCACACCCACCACATCCACCACCTGAAGTTCAGGCTCTTCAGAAGGACCTTCTTTGTGGGCATCGTTTTGGGGCTGTTCATACTGGTGAGCGGCCTGGCTGTTCTTATTGTTTATGAGGTGCAGGTAAATaccagcagccagccagacaaGAAGAACGAAGCACTCATCATGTATTACACCTTCAACATAGTTTGTCTGAGCCTGATGTCTCTTGTCTGCATCGGAGGTTCCATTGTCTACAGGTTTGATAAGAGAGACATGGACCACCACAAGAATCCAACCAGGACTTTGGACATGGCCTTATTGCTGGGGGCTGCCTTGGGGCAATATGCTATCTCCTACTACTCCATTGTGGCTGTGGTGGCCAGCACTCCAAGGGATGCCATAAGTGCCCTCAACTTGACCTACTCGCTGATGATGATCGCCCAGCACACCTTCCAGAACATCTTCATCATCGAAGGCCTTCATCGGCAGCCCCCAGAAGACGACCACAAAATTCATCCTCACCAGAAGGACCTATATGGACTCACCTTTGTCAACATCAATGCCGTATCCCTCCGCGTCCCCGAAAGCGGCAGTGCCCTGCCATCCCCCTTGCCCCACAGTCAAGGTGCGGTAGCGATCCAGCCTTCAGACGTGGTGCAGTCCATAATGGTCCCCAAGAAGGTGAAATGGAGGAGGAAGTTCCTAAAGGAGATCTCCTTGTTCCTGCTCCTGTGCAACATAATT CTCTGGATCATGCCAGCGTTCGGCGCCCGGCCACAGTTCGACAATGACAAGGAACTCAACTTCTACGGCACCTCGATGTGGCCTGCCATCGTGGACATTTGCCTGCCCTTTGGGATCTTCTACCGCATGCACGCGGTGGCCAGCCTGCTGGAGGTCTACATCACGTCTTAA
- the OTOP3 gene encoding proton channel OTOP3 → MAGKEATRQRHLNQDTDGEESASVQAEAWKIRYEKCWLHRRCSSLLHKDKQARKAGQLFSGLLAMNVVFLGCAFISSMIFNRVAITLRDVRIFLSILKLLSLCWIIYYLLCTSRKPHAVLYRDSHAGPVWVQGSLVLFGACTILLHVFGIGYNVSHIHCKSPLEILFPCIEIVFICIQTYLLWHHSKDCTQVQHNLTRCGLMLTMATDFLLWLLAVTNDSVHREIESALKGLVQNFPGNESSSCTCPNTTACLVFQKGYVLLYPFNPEYCLIGSSMLYVMWKNVGRRIPPHHTIHAKPNFKLRGVIYGLVLGISTLFIGICIFMTYQIQATSSAPSEDTLVLYYSYYVALLPMMTVGAVAGTVIHGLEERELDTLKNPTRSLDVILLMGAALGQIGISYFSIVAIVATNPGDLLDRLSLTYAVSLIIQHITQNIFIIEGLHRQPLVEDPDAKGEKREDCDPRRVYPLEIRQQLRRVSHAYSHTYGRLNWKRKALKEISIFLVLCNIILWIMPTFGMHPAFENGLEKSFYGYSTWFAIVNFGLPLGVFYRMHSVGGLLEVYVSS, encoded by the exons ATGGCTGGCAAGGAAGCCACACGGCAGAGGCACCTTAACCAGGATACTGATGGCGAAGAGTCAGCATCCGTGCAGGCCGAAGCCTGGAAGATCCGCTACGAGAAGTGCTGGCTGCACCGACGCTGCTCCTCGCTGCTCCACAAGGACAAGCAGGCTCGGAAGGCCGGGCAGCTGTTCTCGGGGCTGCTGGCCATGAACGTGGTGTTCCTGGGCTGCGCCTTCATAAGCAGCATGATTTTCAACAGGGTGGCAATTACCTTGCGTGACGTCAGGATCTTCCTCTCCATCCTCAAGCTCCTGTCTCTCTGCTGGATCATTTACTACTTGCTGTGTACCAGCAGGAAGCCCCATGCTGTGCTGTACAGGGACTCCCATGCCGGGCCAGTCTGGGTGCAGG GGTCTCTAGTGCTGTTTGGAGCCTGCACCATCCTCCTGCATGTGTTCGGGATCGGTTACAACGTCAGCCACATACATTGCAAATCCCCACTGGAAATCCTGTTCCCATGCATAGAAATCGTCTTCATTTGCATTCAG ACGTACCTTTTATGGCACCACTCTAAGGACTGTACCCAAGTCCAGCACAACCTCACCAG ATGTGGACTGATGCTGACCATGGCCACAGACTTCCTCCTCTGGCTGTTAGCGGTGACCAACGACTCTGTTCACAGGGAAATTGAATCTGCACTCAAAGGTCTTGTACAAAATTTTCCAG GCAACGAGTCCAGCTCATGCACATGTCCAAACACAACAGCCTGCCTTGTCTTCCAGAAAGGCTATGTCTTGCTGTACCCCTTCAACCCGGAATACTGCCTCATCGGCAGCTCCATGCTGTACGTCATGTGGAAGAACGTGGGCAGGCGCATCCCTCCCCACCACACCATTCATGCCAAGCCCAATTTCAAGCTCCGTGGTGTCATTTATGGGCTGGTGCTGGGCATATCTACATTGTTCATCGGGATCTGCATCTTCATGACCTACCAGATACAGGCTACCAGCTCAGCGCCTAGCGAGGATACCCTTGTGCTGTATTATTCCTACTACGTCGCGCTTCTGCCGATGATGACTGTGGGTGCCGTGGCTGGGACGGTCATCCATGGCTTGGAAGAGCGTGAGCTAGATACTCTGAAAAACCCAACCCGAAGCCTGGATGTGATCCTGCTCATGGGAGCAGCCCTAGGCCAGATTGGCATTTCTTACTTCTCCATTGTCGCCATTGTGGCCACCAACCCCGGAGACCTGCTGGACAGACTCAGCCTAACCTATGCGGTCAGCCTCATCATTCAGCACATCACGCAGAACATCTTCATTATCGAGGGGCTTCACCGGCAGCCTTTGGTGGAGGATCCTGATGCCA AAGGTGAGAAGCGTGAAGACTGTGACCCGAGAAGAGTTTACCCGCTAGAGATAAGGCAGCAGCTCAGGAGGGTTTCGCATGCCTACAGCCATACCTACGGCCGCCTGAACTGGAAGAGGAAAGCCCTAAAGGAGATCTCAATCTTCTTGGTCTTGTGCAACATCATA CTGTGGATCATGCCCACGTTCGGGATGCACCCCGCCTTCGAGAACGGGCTGGAGAAGTCGTTTTACGGTTACTCCACCTGGTTTGCCATCGTGAACTTCGGCCTGCCCCTGGGTGTGTTCTACAGAATGCACTCCGTCGGGGGGCTCCTGGAGGTGTATGTGTCATCCTGA